The following DNA comes from Marichromatium purpuratum 984.
CGCACCGGTGGCCGCGCCGATGGCGGTGCCGCTCGACACCCGGGCACCGGTGGTATTGCCGCAACCGGCGAGCACCAGAGTGAGGACCAGCGCCACGGCGGGAAAGAGGATCTGCTTCACGGGTCGACTCCTGCAAGGCATTGGAAGGGTCGGGGCATCGACTGCCGGTCGCGCCCGACAACCGGGACCATCCCTGATCACCGCTGACCGGCTCAACGGCAGGGATAACGCTCGGCCAGGGCGCGCACCACGCCCTTGACCGGCACCTCGTCCATCAGCGACCCCTCGTCGGCATGCTTGCCGGCCCAGTCGAGGAAGGCCGCCTGGGCGTCGGCCAGGGTGGCCTTTGGCGGGTGGCAGACCAGCGGCTCGAGCGCCTCGTGAGCGGAGACCGCATCGTGATACTGCATGGTCGCCTCGATGAAGGCACGACAGGCCAGCGCGGCGGTCATCGCATGTGCGTCCCCGGATGGGACCGAACAGATGTTGTAGAGGTTCCTGGTGGTCTCGTAGTCGAAGTCCTGGCGCTCGAGCGCCAGCGCCGGGGCGGCCAGCAGCGGTAGCAGACAGGCGGTGAGCAGCCGCTGACGAAGCGATGGGGTCGATCTCATCACGGGTCCTCCGGATGGTTACGCATACGGGCGCCACTGCCGGGGCACGGCATCGCGCCCCGGCTCCCTGGTGTCAGACACCTCGGCCTGCGCCCGGTCGGCCACCGCCAAGCATAGCAGCCCGCCCTCAGGACGCCTCGGCCAGCGCCGCGCGCAGCCCGGCCTCGAGGTCCGGATAGCGCAGCTCGACCCCCAGCGATTCGCACAGCTTGCGGTTGGAGAGTCGGCGCGACTCGGCCATGTAAGAGCGCATCCCCGCCGAGAGCTGACCCATCGCCTCGGCCAGCGGCAGCTCGGGCGCGCGCGCCAGCCCGGCGGCGGCGGCCACCGCGCGGAAGTACTCGGTCATGGTGCTCGGGCGGCCGTCGCTGACGTTGTAGACCTCGCCGTCGCCACCGCGCGCCATCGCCGCCCGGCAGGTGGCGACCAGATCGTCGACATGGATACGGTTGGAGTACGGCGCCTCCTCGGCCCGCACCAGCGGCTGGCCACTGCGCAGTCGCGCCAGCGGCAACCGGTCGGGGCCATAGATCCCGGCCACACGCAGGATCACCAGCTCGCCGCCGCTGCGCGCACGCCACTCGCGCAGCACGCACTCGGCGTCGAGACGCCGCCAGGCGCGATCGGCCACCGGGCGCAACGGCTGCGACTCGTCGACCCAGGCCCCGTCACAGTCGCCATAGACCCCGGTGGTGCTGACATAGACCAGCCGACGCGGATCGCCGACGCGCGCGAAGTGCTCGACCAGGGCGCGGGTAACGCCGTCCTCTCGCCCCTCGCCCGGCGGCGGCGCGAGATGGAAGACCTCGGCCCCGGCCCAGTCGAGCGAGTCGAGCACATCGGGCTCGCCGAGCGGCAGCCGCGCCGCCTCGATCCCCGCCGCACGCAACCGCGCCTGCCCCTGTTCGCTGCGCACCACCCCGGTGACCGACTCGCCCGCGGCCTGGTATTGGCGCGCCAGCCGGGTGCCCACATATCCACATCCAAGGATCAACTTCACCCTGTCGTACTCCGCATGGGTTATCGATGGTGACACTATCGGCGGCGAGCAGGACGGATTGCAAGACGGTCGGGACCATGGGATTTCAGATCAGTATCGACGCCGACGGACCACGTTTCAGCGCCGAGCCAGGCGAGACCGTGCTCGACGCCGCGCTGCGCCAGGGCATCGCTCTGCCCCACGGTTGTCGCGACGGGCGTTGCGGCAGCTGCGCCGTGACCCTCGCCGCCGGCGAGATCGACTACCCCGGCGGCACGCCGCCGGCGCTCGCCGGGCTCGGCGCCGAGCAGTGTCTGACCTGCCGCGCCGTCCCCCGCAGCGACCTGCATCTCGACCTGCCGGCGCGCCCCCGGCCCGAGGAGCCGCAACAGGTGCGCACCCTGCCCTGCCGGGTCGAGCGCATCGAGCGGCTCGCCCCCGAGGTGATGGGGCTCAGCCTCAAGCTCCCCGATCACGACCCGCTGCGCTTTCGCGCTGGACAATATCTCGACGTGCTGCTGCGCGACGGCAGCCGCCGTGCCTTCTCCTTCGCCAGCGCCCCGGCGCTCAGCCCCTATCTCGAACTGCACATCCGTCGGGTACCGGGCGGACGCTTCACCACCGAGGTCTTCGAGCGCCTCGGCGAGCGCGCGCTGCTGCGCGTCCAGGCCCCGCTCGGCGACTTCGGGCTCGATCCCACGAGCACGGCGCCGGCGATCCTGATCGGCGGCGGCACCGGCTTCGCCCCGCTCAAGTCGATGATCGAGGACGCCATCGCCCGCGGCCAGCAGCGCCCGCTGCTGCTCTATCGCGGCGCCCGCACCCGCGCCGATCTCTACCTCCCCGACCTCGCCCCGCGCTGGGCCGCCGAGCACCCCTGGTTCGGCCACCAGGCGGTGCTCTCCGAGCCCGAGCCGGACTGGGACGGGCGCCGCGGACTGGTCCATCAGGCGGTGATCGAGGACTTCCCCGACCTCGCCGGCCACCAGGTCTACATCAGCGGCCCGCCGGCGATGATCGAGCACGCCCGCCCCGCGCTGCTCGCCCGCGGCCTCGACCCGGCGGCACTGTTCACCGATGCCTTCGTCGACACCAGTCACGGCAACTGAGCGCAGACACGCTTGTCGACAACGCCTCTGAGCGGCGACACTCCCGTTCCTTTCCGTCCGTCGCTCACGAGGAGCCCGCCCGATGCGTGTCGTCTTGTCATTTGTCCCGCTGTTGCTCGCCACCCTGTTGACGACCGCCTGTACCCCGGCACGCATCGTCTCGACCTGGCAGGACCTCGCCACCCCCACGCCCCACTACCCCAGCCTGGTGGTCTTCGGCGTCGCCGACAGCGCGCTGGTGCGCCGCGCCTACGAGGAGCACTTCGCGCGCGAGCTGCGCCAGCGCGGCCTCGAGGTCACGCCCGGGCACCGCCTGCTCGCCGAGGCCGACGTCACCCGCGGCAAGGCGCTGCGCGCGGCGATCGGGCGCTCGAGCGCGGCCGGTGTGGTGGTGATCCATCTGCGTTGCGACGAGCCCGGCGACGGCGGCATCAACCCCTTCAGCCATGTCCGACTCGCCGAGGACGGCAGACTCTACCCCTATTACACCCGAGTCCATCAGGCGGTGAGCGGCGCCGACTACTATGCCCGCGAGCACACGCTGCGCCTGGAAACCAGCCTCTATGACGCCGAGGACGCCCATCTGGTGTGGTCGGGCCGCTCGGCGCCACTCGCGCCCGACTCGGAGCAGACCACCATCGGCGACCTGATCGCGGCGACGGTGTCACGGATGCAGCGCGACGGGGTGATCGCTGGAGGCGACGCGAACGCGCCGGCCGACGAACAATGAAGGTCTCACCCACGGCCAGAAGCGAGGGCGCTCGGGTCGGCGGGGGATCGATTGGGGTGCGGGTGGATCGGCGGGACCGGACGGCCCCGCCGGATGGGTCGATCGTCTCTCAGCGCACGGCGCAGAGCCGGCACAGTGCGGCGAGCATGCCCGGATCGTCGGCACGATCGGCGACCTCGACCCGCGCGAAACCGATCTCGCCGGCATGGCGCGCGGTGCGCTCGGCGATCACCGCCAGCGGGGTGGCGAGAAGCGGCGCGCGACCGGCCGGACCGATCAGCTCGACGAGGTTGTCGAGCACCCGGTTACTGGTGGCGAGCGCCAGCCCCACCTCAGCGTCCCAGTCACGCAACAGCGCGGCGACGTCGTGCGCCGGGCACACCCGCCGATAGACCTCGGCAAAGGCCACCTCGGCGCCACGCTCGACGAGGGCGTTGGCGAACACCGCACGGCCACCGTCGCCGCGCACGATCAGCACCCGTTGCCCGGCCATCTCGGCGAGCGCCGGGTGACGCAACAGGGTCTCGCTGTCGTAGCTGTCGCTGGGCACCAGATCGGGCGCGCGACCGGCCGCGGCCAGCGCCTCGGCCGTCGCCCGCCCCACCGCGGCGATCCGCGCCGCGCGCGGCCAGTGCGCCGCAGGGACCAGCGCCAGCGCCTGTTCGACGGCATTGACGCTGACGAAGTAGAGCAGGTCCCAGTCGGCGCGCAGCAGCGTCCGCGCGGGCGCCGGATCGACGGGAGGCACGATCTCGATGGTCGGCAACCGGATCGGCCGGCCACCGGCCTCGGCGATCAGCGCACAGAGCCCGTCGGCCTGCGCCGCCGGACGCGTCACCAGGACGCCGCGACCACCGAGATCGCAACCGGCCATCTCAGTGCGACTCATGCAGCGCGGCGAGGATCTCGCCGGCGCCCTGGCCGAGCAGGTCCTCGGCCACGCGCAGACCGATCGCCTCGGCCTCGGCGCGCGGGCCAGTGGCCTCGGCGCGCAGGATGCGCTTGCCGTCGGTGGTGCCGACCAAGCCCTTGATGGTGAGCTGATCGCCGTCGAGCACCGCGTGGCCGCCGATCGGCACCTGACAGCCACCGTTGAGGCGCGCGTTCATCGCCCGCTCGGCGAGCACCCGGTCGGTGGTGTCGCGGTGCGCCAGCGGCGCGATCAAGTCGTGGACGCGCTGATCGTCGATACGGCACTCGATACCGATGGCACCCTGGCCGATCGCCGGCAGGCTGTCGACCGGGTCGATGCAGCT
Coding sequences within:
- a CDS encoding 2Fe-2S iron-sulfur cluster-binding protein → MGFQISIDADGPRFSAEPGETVLDAALRQGIALPHGCRDGRCGSCAVTLAAGEIDYPGGTPPALAGLGAEQCLTCRAVPRSDLHLDLPARPRPEEPQQVRTLPCRVERIERLAPEVMGLSLKLPDHDPLRFRAGQYLDVLLRDGSRRAFSFASAPALSPYLELHIRRVPGGRFTTEVFERLGERALLRVQAPLGDFGLDPTSTAPAILIGGGTGFAPLKSMIEDAIARGQQRPLLLYRGARTRADLYLPDLAPRWAAEHPWFGHQAVLSEPEPDWDGRRGLVHQAVIEDFPDLAGHQVYISGPPAMIEHARPALLARGLDPAALFTDAFVDTSHGN
- a CDS encoding Rap1a/Tai family immunity protein; its protein translation is MRSTPSLRQRLLTACLLPLLAAPALALERQDFDYETTRNLYNICSVPSGDAHAMTAALACRAFIEATMQYHDAVSAHEALEPLVCHPPKATLADAQAAFLDWAGKHADEGSLMDEVPVKGVVRALAERYPCR
- a CDS encoding SDR family oxidoreductase; amino-acid sequence: MKLILGCGYVGTRLARQYQAAGESVTGVVRSEQGQARLRAAGIEAARLPLGEPDVLDSLDWAGAEVFHLAPPPGEGREDGVTRALVEHFARVGDPRRLVYVSTTGVYGDCDGAWVDESQPLRPVADRAWRRLDAECVLREWRARSGGELVILRVAGIYGPDRLPLARLRSGQPLVRAEEAPYSNRIHVDDLVATCRAAMARGGDGEVYNVSDGRPSTMTEYFRAVAAAAGLARAPELPLAEAMGQLSAGMRSYMAESRRLSNRKLCESLGVELRYPDLEAGLRAALAEAS
- a CDS encoding uroporphyrinogen-III synthase; its protein translation is MAGCDLGGRGVLVTRPAAQADGLCALIAEAGGRPIRLPTIEIVPPVDPAPARTLLRADWDLLYFVSVNAVEQALALVPAAHWPRAARIAAVGRATAEALAAAGRAPDLVPSDSYDSETLLRHPALAEMAGQRVLIVRGDGGRAVFANALVERGAEVAFAEVYRRVCPAHDVAALLRDWDAEVGLALATSNRVLDNLVELIGPAGRAPLLATPLAVIAERTARHAGEIGFARVEVADRADDPGMLAALCRLCAVR
- a CDS encoding glycine zipper domain-containing protein, which translates into the protein MKQILFPAVALVLTLVLAGCGNTTGARVSSGTAIGAATGAIIGSFGADAGAGALIGAGVGALGGRLVDEHAKGHFD